A part of Oncorhynchus gorbuscha isolate QuinsamMale2020 ecotype Even-year linkage group LG09, OgorEven_v1.0, whole genome shotgun sequence genomic DNA contains:
- the LOC124043231 gene encoding regulation of nuclear pre-mRNA domain-containing protein 1A-like isoform X1, translating to MSAFSEAALEKKLSELSNSQQSVQTLSLWLIHHRKHSKTIVNVWFNELKKAKVSRKLTFLYLANDVIQNSKKKGPEFTQDFAPVIVDAFKHVSREGEDPCKKQLGRVLSIWQERAVYENNLLDQLSHVLLGEKKAKKRPYEEIQLDDQDLASQSSPAEPPQTAELIRALQELENAASGDSALRQRISSLPAEVQDTSLLHRITDKEQGERLSRLVEEACMLLADFSGRLAAEIDDRRQLTRTLTLFLHSQRDGLAQNEQKLEEYKRKLARVTQVRKDLRSHLSNLPDLSVLPSVTGGHLHLPSSGVELYDPTV from the exons ATGTCGGCCTTTTCAGAGGCAGCTTTGGAAAAGAAACTATCGGAGCTTAGCAATTCCCAACAAAGTGTCCAGACTCTGTCACTGTGGCTTATCCATCATAGAAAACACTCGAAGACCATCGTCAACGTTTGGTTCAACGAATTGAAAAaag CCAAGGTATCCAGGAAGCTCACCTTCCTCTACCTCGCCAATGACGTCATCCAGAACAGCAAGAAGAAAGGACCTGAGTTCACCCAGGACTTTGCTCCTGTCATTGTTGATGCCTTCAAACATGTGTCCAG gGAAGGAGAGGACCCCTGTAAGAAACAGCTGGGTCGGGTTCTGTCCATCTGGCAGGAGAGGGCTGTGTATGAGAACAACCTGCTGGACCAGCTCTCACACGTCCTGT TGGGAGAGAAGAAGGCCAAGAAGAGGCCGTATGAGGAGATTCAACTGGACGACCAGGACTTGGCCTCCCAAAGCTCCCCCGCGGAGCCCCCACAG ACGGCAGAGTTAATCCGGGCCCTGCAGGAGCTTGAGAATGCAGCCTCTGGGGACTCAGCACTGCGACAGCGAATCTCCTCCTTGCCTGCTGAGGTGCAGGACACGTCACTGCTGCACAGGATCACAG ATAAAGAGCAGGGTGAGCGCCTGTCCAGACTGGTGGAGGAGGCATGCATGCTGCTGGCGGACTTCAGCGGCCGTTTGGCGGCGGAGATCGACGACCGGCGGCAGCTTACGCGGACGCTCACCCTGTTTCTACACAGCCAGAGGGACGGCCTGGCGCAGAACGAGCAGAAACTAGAA GAGTACAAGCGCAAGCTGGCGCGGGTGACCCAGGTACGGAAGGATCTGCGTTCTCATCTCAGCAACCTACCAGACCTCTCTGTGCTCCCCAGTGTGACCGGTGGACATTTGCACCTGCCCTCGTCTGGCGTCGAGCTTTATGACCCCACAGTCTGA
- the LOC124043231 gene encoding regulation of nuclear pre-mRNA domain-containing protein 1A-like isoform X2 translates to MSAFSEAALEKKLSELSNSQQSVQTLSLWLIHHRKHSKTIVNVWFNELKKAKVSRKLTFLYLANDVIQNSKKKGPEFTQDFAPVIVDAFKHVSREGEDPCKKQLGRVLSIWQERAVYENNLLDQLSHVLLGEKKAKKRPYEEIQLDDQDLASQSSPAEPPQTAELIRALQELENAASGDSALRQRISSLPAEVQDTSLLHRITDKEQGERLSRLVEEACMLLADFSGRLAAEIDDRRQLTRTLTLFLHSQRDGLAQNEQKLEELSKITSPGLCICSVSAIQQISLVIKKNK, encoded by the exons ATGTCGGCCTTTTCAGAGGCAGCTTTGGAAAAGAAACTATCGGAGCTTAGCAATTCCCAACAAAGTGTCCAGACTCTGTCACTGTGGCTTATCCATCATAGAAAACACTCGAAGACCATCGTCAACGTTTGGTTCAACGAATTGAAAAaag CCAAGGTATCCAGGAAGCTCACCTTCCTCTACCTCGCCAATGACGTCATCCAGAACAGCAAGAAGAAAGGACCTGAGTTCACCCAGGACTTTGCTCCTGTCATTGTTGATGCCTTCAAACATGTGTCCAG gGAAGGAGAGGACCCCTGTAAGAAACAGCTGGGTCGGGTTCTGTCCATCTGGCAGGAGAGGGCTGTGTATGAGAACAACCTGCTGGACCAGCTCTCACACGTCCTGT TGGGAGAGAAGAAGGCCAAGAAGAGGCCGTATGAGGAGATTCAACTGGACGACCAGGACTTGGCCTCCCAAAGCTCCCCCGCGGAGCCCCCACAG ACGGCAGAGTTAATCCGGGCCCTGCAGGAGCTTGAGAATGCAGCCTCTGGGGACTCAGCACTGCGACAGCGAATCTCCTCCTTGCCTGCTGAGGTGCAGGACACGTCACTGCTGCACAGGATCACAG ATAAAGAGCAGGGTGAGCGCCTGTCCAGACTGGTGGAGGAGGCATGCATGCTGCTGGCGGACTTCAGCGGCCGTTTGGCGGCGGAGATCGACGACCGGCGGCAGCTTACGCGGACGCTCACCCTGTTTCTACACAGCCAGAGGGACGGCCTGGCGCAGAACGAGCAGAAACTAGAA GAACTGAGCAAGATCACGTCTCCTGGTCTCTGTATCTGCAGTGTATCTGCAATTCAACAAATCTCTCTTGTAATAAAGAAAAATAAATGA
- the LOC124042713 gene encoding transmembrane protein 249-like isoform X1, with protein MTIGIFGTWDHQFNATEQALTDKIKNNPCYPFTIVKDVFVLEYLHENIWKGSLLLIASTIGTACYMNMEFGDHHKYTGFLVFSMCLSLWLVCSGAFRRRLVIDHKKKEYRYYIHTHLRHRGPLHQIYIRMIAQKSGQVLLMYKLMLNGYKIEERELSGFSEKYELLECQGRRIATKLNLNYFDYQDTSKRHLVIHRPKIILSANNDRNNPPV; from the exons ATGACTATCGGGATTTTTGGCACGTGGGACCATCAGTTCAATGCCACTGAGCAAGCACTCACAGATAAGATCAAGAACAACCCTTGCTATCCATTCACTATAGTGAAGGACG TGTTTGTTCTTGAATACCTGCATGAAAACATCTGGAAAGGTTCACTGCTACTGATCGCTTCCACCATTGGAACTGCCTGTTACATGAACATGGAGTTTGGG GACCATCACAAGTATACTGGGTTCCTGGTGTTCagcatgtgtctctctctgtggctggTCTGTTCCGGGGCCTTCCGCCGGCGCCTGGTGATCGATCACAAGAAGAAGGAGTACCGCTACTACATCCACACACACCTACGCCACAGGGGCCCCTTGCACCAGATCTACATACGCATGATAGCGCAGAAGAGTG GACAGGTACTGCTGATGTACAAGCTGATGCTGAATGGATACAAGATTGAAGAGAGGGAACTCAGTGGCTTCTCAGAGAAATATGAG CTGTTGGAGTGCCAGGGCAGGAGGATAGCGACGAAACTCAACCTCAATTACTTTGACTACCAGGACACTTCTAAACGCCACCTTGTCATCCACAGGCCCAAAATCATCCTGTCTGCTAACAATGATCGCAACAATCCACCTGTCTGA
- the LOC124042713 gene encoding transmembrane protein 249-like isoform X2, whose product MTIGIFGTWDHQFNATEQALTDKIKNNPCYPFTIVKDVFVLEYLHENIWKGSLLLIASTIGTACYMNMEFGKEYRYYIHTHLRHRGPLHQIYIRMIAQKSGQVLLMYKLMLNGYKIEERELSGFSEKYELLECQGRRIATKLNLNYFDYQDTSKRHLVIHRPKIILSANNDRNNPPV is encoded by the exons ATGACTATCGGGATTTTTGGCACGTGGGACCATCAGTTCAATGCCACTGAGCAAGCACTCACAGATAAGATCAAGAACAACCCTTGCTATCCATTCACTATAGTGAAGGACG TGTTTGTTCTTGAATACCTGCATGAAAACATCTGGAAAGGTTCACTGCTACTGATCGCTTCCACCATTGGAACTGCCTGTTACATGAACATGGAGTTTGGG AAGGAGTACCGCTACTACATCCACACACACCTACGCCACAGGGGCCCCTTGCACCAGATCTACATACGCATGATAGCGCAGAAGAGTG GACAGGTACTGCTGATGTACAAGCTGATGCTGAATGGATACAAGATTGAAGAGAGGGAACTCAGTGGCTTCTCAGAGAAATATGAG CTGTTGGAGTGCCAGGGCAGGAGGATAGCGACGAAACTCAACCTCAATTACTTTGACTACCAGGACACTTCTAAACGCCACCTTGTCATCCACAGGCCCAAAATCATCCTGTCTGCTAACAATGATCGCAACAATCCACCTGTCTGA
- the LOC124042713 gene encoding transmembrane protein 249-like isoform X3, whose amino-acid sequence MTIGIFGTWDHQFNATEQALTDKIKNNPCYPFTIVKDVFVLEYLHENIWKGSLLLIASTIGTACYMNMEFGDHHKYTGFLVFSMCLSLWLVCSGAFRRRLVIDHKKKEYRYYIHTHLRHRGPLHQIYIRMIAQKSGQVLLMYKLMLNGYKIEERELSGFSEKYEAQNHPVC is encoded by the exons ATGACTATCGGGATTTTTGGCACGTGGGACCATCAGTTCAATGCCACTGAGCAAGCACTCACAGATAAGATCAAGAACAACCCTTGCTATCCATTCACTATAGTGAAGGACG TGTTTGTTCTTGAATACCTGCATGAAAACATCTGGAAAGGTTCACTGCTACTGATCGCTTCCACCATTGGAACTGCCTGTTACATGAACATGGAGTTTGGG GACCATCACAAGTATACTGGGTTCCTGGTGTTCagcatgtgtctctctctgtggctggTCTGTTCCGGGGCCTTCCGCCGGCGCCTGGTGATCGATCACAAGAAGAAGGAGTACCGCTACTACATCCACACACACCTACGCCACAGGGGCCCCTTGCACCAGATCTACATACGCATGATAGCGCAGAAGAGTG GACAGGTACTGCTGATGTACAAGCTGATGCTGAATGGATACAAGATTGAAGAGAGGGAACTCAGTGGCTTCTCAGAGAAATATGAG GCCCAAAATCATCCTGTCTGCTAA
- the LOC124042714 gene encoding protein lifeguard 1-like — MSQDKNSYPGVMGENNPLHNNVYGPPQPGFGIAPPNYTPAPVQAPYPGQPAAYGQPTPYDQPAPYGQPAPYGQPAPYGQPAPYGQSGFPQGGPGFGQGPYPQMPYPQGPYPTVPYQQPAQPGFPGDPNISAGEGYHGDVPPSYYDNEEFTNSGFEDKSIRQAFIRKVFLVLTVQLMVTFSFVAVFTFVDDAKLFVRRNPWTYYVSYAIFFVSLITLSCCGEFRRKHPWNLMALSILTLSLSYMVGMIASFYDTETVIMAVGITAVVCFTVVLFSLQSKYDFTSCRGVLFVCLIVLLLFSILCIFIRHRILHIVYASLGALLFTCFLAVDTQLLLGNKKLALSPEEYIFAALNLYTDIINIFLYILAIVGRSRE, encoded by the exons ATGTCTCAGGACAAGAACAGCTACCCCGGGGTCATGGGGGAGAACAACCCCCTCCACAACAACGTCTATGGACCGCCCCAGCCCGGGTTCGGGATAGCCCCTCCCAACTACACCCCGGCTCCAGTGCAAGCTCCATACCCTGGCCAGCCTGCAGCCTATGGCCAGCCTACACCATATGATCAACCTGCACCCTATGGTCAACCTGCACCCTATGGTCAACCTGCACCCTATGGTCAACCTGCACCCTATGGTCAGTCCGGGTTTCCCCAGGGAGGCCCCGGGTTTGGACAGGGACCCTACCCTCAGATGCCCTATCCCCAGGGCCCTTACCCCACAGTGCCCTACCAGCAACCTGCACAGCCAGGGTTCCCTGGTGACCCCAACA TTTCCGCGGGTGAAGGTTACCATGGGGACGTGCCGCCGTCTTACTACGACAACGAGGAGTTTACCAACTCTGGCTTTGAGGACAAGAGCATCCGACAGGCGTTCATCAGaaag gTGTTCCTGGTGCTGACCGTTCAGCTGATGGTCACCTTTTCCTTCGTGGCCGTCTTTACCTTTGTGGACGATGCCAAGTTGTTTGTGCGGCGTAACCCCTGGACGTACTACGTGTCCTACGCCATCTTCTTTGTGTCTCTCATCACCCTCAGCTGCTGTGGAGAGTTCCGTCGCAAACACCCCTGGAACCTGATGGCATTG TCCATCCTGACCCTGAGTCTGTCCTACATGGTGGGGATGATCGCCAGCTTCTACGACACAGAGACTGTCATCATGGCTGTGGGCATCACCGCTGTGGTCTGCTTCACCGTGGTCCTCTTCTCACTACAG AGCAAGTATGACTTCACTTCCTGCCGCGGCgttctgtttgtgtgtttgatCGTCCTGCTGCTCTTCTCCATCCTCTGCATCTTCATCCGCCACAGGATCCTCCACATCGTCTACGCCTCCCTGGGAGCCCTGCTCTTCACCTGC TTCTTGGCTGTGGACACCCAGCTCCTCCTGGGCAACAAGAAGCTGGCTCTGAGTCCAGAGGAGTACATCTTTGCTGCTCTCAACCTCTACACAGACATCATCAACATCTTCCTCTACATCTTGGCTATCGTGGGCCGTTCCCGTGAGTGA